A window of bacterium genomic DNA:
TTTTTGAAACCCGCCGTTAGCGCCCCGCCGCAGGATTCCGCTTCTCTCGGGTCTCCCCCCTTTGAAAAAGGGGGGACTAAGGGGGGTGGGGGTGAAGGCCTCCTGAAATCCCTTACCGTGGAAGGCTCCCGCGCCAGCACGGATTTCAGCGTGACCGAGAGCGGCTATTACAAGCTGCATCTGAAAGACGCCGACGGCCTCGAAAACCGCGATCCGATTCTTTACCGTATCACCGCGCGGCCCGATGAGCCGCCGCTGGTCAGCCTGGTCCAGCCGTCGCAGGATGTGGACATTGCCGCCAGTTCCAAAGTGCCCGTTACCGCCGAGGCGATGGACGATTTCGGTTTTACGCGCATGGCGCTGCGCTACTATCGCACCACCACCTCCGAGCCCACCGAAGCACAGAGCGATGAGAGCAAGTACAAATCCCTGCCGCTGGATTATCACCTGATCGAGCCGGGCAAGGCTCGCGGCGAGATGACCTTTGATCTGTCGGCACTGGATCTGCTGCCTGAAGATCAGGTGCTGATCTTTGTCGAAGCCTGGGATAATGACGGTATCCACGGACCCAAGCGCGCGCGCAGTGAAACCCGCACGCTCCGCTTCCCCTCCATGTCCGAACTGTTCGAGAAGCAGGATCAGGAAGCCGAAACGCGCGAAATCTCGCTGGCCGATCTGCTCAAAGAATCGCAAGACATTCGCCAGAAGGTTGACGAAGCCGTGCAGGACTTCAAGTCCAACCCGGAGATGAGCTGGGAGAAGAAGCAGGAAATCCAGAAGCTGCTGGATAAACAGCAGGCGATGAATGAGGCGCTGAAGCAGATCTCCGAGCAGATGCAAAAGGCTTCCGACCAGATGAACCAGCAGGCCATGTTCTCGCCGCAGGTGATGGACAAGTTCCAGAAGATTCAGGAACTGGTGAAGGAAGTCATCACACCGGAAATGCGGCAGGCCCTGCAGCGGCTGCAACAGACGATGAAGCAGCCCAGCGAAGAGGAAGTCCGCAAGGCGCTCGAGAATTTCAAGATGACACAGGAGATGTTCGAGAAGGCGCTGGATCAGGCGCTGAACCTCCTGCAACAGCTCAAGACCGCCAAGAAGCTCGATGAACTGACGCGCCGTCTCGACGAACTGGGCCGCAAGCAGGACCAGCTCAACGAGAAGATGGACCAGAACACGCCACAATCGTCCCCGCAGAACTCCGAAGAGCAGAAGAAGCTTGCCGAAGAGATGGCCAAGATTCAGGAAGAGGCCAAGAAGCTCTCCGAAGAGATGCAGAAGCAGAACATGCAGGCCAAGGAAAAGATGCAGGCGCTGCAGCAGGAGATGGAGCAGGAGCAGCTTCCGCAGGAGATGCAGAAGAACTCCCAGACCATGAGCATGAACCAGAATCAGTCGGCCAAAAAGAAAGGCCGGCAGATGCGCCGCAAGATGTCCGAGTTCTCCGAACAGATGCAGAGCATTCGCCAGCAGATGCAGACCGATCAGGACCTGGAGACGCTGCAAAAACTCGAACGCACCCGCGACCAGCTCCTCGATCTGTCCATGCGGCAGGAGAAGCTGTGGAAGGATTCGGAGAAGCTGCAGGGCGGAAGTCCGCAGCTTGCCCAGAGCGCCGAAGAGCAGGAGAATCTGCGTCAGGAGTTGAGCCGCGTCAACGATGACGTGCAGAACCTTGCCAAGCAGTCCATGTTTGTTACGCCGCAGCTCATGGCGGGAATTTACGGCGCCATGCAGCAGATGGAACAGGCCGGCGGCGCATCGCAGAGCCGCGATCCGCGCACCATGGGCTACTACCGCCAGCTTGCGCTGGGAGCACTGAACAGCGCCCTCAAAGAGAGCAACCAGTCCTGCTCAAGTTGCCGCAGCGCCTGCAGCAAGCCGAGTCCCAATTCGGCGGCGGGCAAGGCCGGCATGATGGCCATGCAGCAGCAGCAGCTCAATCAGCAGACGCAGGATATGATGGGCAACAACAATCCCGGCACCCTGACCGTGGGTCAGCAGGCGGGCATGCAGAAGCTCGCCGTCGAGCAGCGCGCGCTGCAGAAATCCGCCCAGGAGTTGTCGCAGGAGGCCGCCGCCTCGCAGCAGAGCCTCGGGCGGCTGGATGACGTCGCCAAGGAAATGGAAGAGGTGGCCAAGGATCTCGAGAACCGCAACGTTACCGACCGCACCACGGAAAAGCAGGAGCACATCGAATCGCGCCTGCTCGATTTCCAGCGGGCGCAGCGCGAAAAAGAATTCTCTCCGCAGCGGCAATCGCGTCCCGGCATGGATGTCGTACGCGCCTCTCCGCAGCAGCTTCCGAGCCGCCCCGGCACCGACCAATTGCGCGAGGACCTGTTGCGGGCCCTTGACGCGAAATATACTCCGGATTATGAGCAACTCATCCGCCAATATTTCGACGCACTATCAAAATGGAAATAACCGAACAGTCTGTTGCGCGCAGCACGACTGCGAGTAGCTTGTCTGCCTTCCTTCAATTGTCATCCTGCATCCTTCTTCGGATGCAGGATCTCGCGGGGAGCAGGAAACGGAGAGATCCTGCATTTGAAGACAAATGCAGGATGACAATGAGAGTGGTTTTCGCCTTGGTTGTGCTGGTGGTTGTGCCACGCTTTGCCTTTGCCCAAAGCTTCAAGTCCGAAGCCCACACCGCCTGGCACGTGACCGGCGACATGGTACGCGCGCCCCTGCATGCCAGCACCGGGGACTATCTGATGGCGGCGGGGCTTCTCTCGGGAATCGTGCTCAGCACGACGCTGGACCGTCCGGTGCATACAGCCGTGCGCAAGCTGAATGATCCGTGGGTGAAGACGGTGGATGACATCGGCCACGCCTACCAGTCGCCGTTTGTAATTTTCGGCACCGCGGGCGCGCTCTATGCCTATGGCGCGCTGGAAAGCCGGCCCGGTGTGCGGCGCGTGGGCTGGGAGATTATGGAATCCTATGCCATCGCCGGCGCGGGCACGCAGATTGTCAAGCATGTGGTGGGGCGGCATCGTCCCTATGAAAATGACGGCCCGTTCAGTTTTTCCGGTCCGAGTGTGAAAAACGGCCACCAGTCCTTTCCCTCGGGAGATGTGACGGTGGCCTTTTCCTTCGCCTCAGTGCTTGCCGCCGAAGTGCATACCGTTCCCACAACCATTTTATTCTATGGCCTCGGTGCCCTCACTGCCTTTCAACGCATGAACCGCAACCAGCACTGGTTTTCCGATACCATAGCCGGTGCGGCCTGGGGCACGGCGGTCGGCCTCGGTGTGGTACATTACAACCGGCTGCGGGCCTCCTCACCGGTCAAGATCTCAGCCAGCGCACAGCCCATGATCATTGCTTTTTCTGTGGATCTGTAATGAAGGCGCGGCATGTACTGAACAGGATGTTCCCCCGCTTCGGCTCGCAGCTGGGCACGGATTTTCGCGGCGCGCTGATCATTGCGGAAAAATTGCTGCATCTGCCGTTCCACAAACGCCGCGCGGCATACGTGTCCGCGGCGGGACTGGCCACCGGCGTGGTACTGGCTTCCGCCTTCGACCGCCGCATTACCGCTACGGCGACGAAACTTAGCGGTCCGTGGGTGCGGCAAGTCAATCGCATCGGCCATCTTTACCAGACTCCCGGACTGATTCTCGGCACTGCCAGCGGTCTGTATCTGTATGGCATCGCCGCCAATCATGCCAAGACGCGCCGCATGGGAGTGGAAATTGTCGAGGCCTATGCCGCGGCTTTTATCGGCACGGAAATCCTGAAGCATCTGCTGGGGCGCAGCCGCCCATTTTTGAATCAGGGACCGTACACCTTCGGCGGACTGCGCCTGCGCTATCGCCACACGTCGTTCCCGTCCGGAGACGTGGCTGCCGCGTTTTCGCTCTCGTCGGTGCTGGCGCTGGAATCGCAATCGGCTCCACTGGCCGCCGTGTGTTACGCGCTGGCTTCCCTGACCGCCTTTCAGCGGATCAGCACCAACCAGCACTGGTTTTCCGATACTGTGGCTTCGGCCATCTGGGGCACCGCTTCCGGTTTTGCCGTGGTGAATCTCAATAGGATTAAGGAATAGATGACGTCTTCCACACGCCCCATTCGCCTCGCGCTGCTGCTCATACTGCTCGGTCTGCTCTGGACCGTCGTTCAGGCGCAGGTCAAAATCACTCCGGTGCCGATGACGGGCAAGCCGCCCTCCAAGGTGGTC
This region includes:
- a CDS encoding phosphatase PAP2 family protein, which codes for MRVVFALVVLVVVPRFAFAQSFKSEAHTAWHVTGDMVRAPLHASTGDYLMAAGLLSGIVLSTTLDRPVHTAVRKLNDPWVKTVDDIGHAYQSPFVIFGTAGALYAYGALESRPGVRRVGWEIMESYAIAGAGTQIVKHVVGRHRPYENDGPFSFSGPSVKNGHQSFPSGDVTVAFSFASVLAAEVHTVPTTILFYGLGALTAFQRMNRNQHWFSDTIAGAAWGTAVGLGVVHYNRLRASSPVKISASAQPMIIAFSVDL
- a CDS encoding phosphatase PAP2 family protein, translating into MKARHVLNRMFPRFGSQLGTDFRGALIIAEKLLHLPFHKRRAAYVSAAGLATGVVLASAFDRRITATATKLSGPWVRQVNRIGHLYQTPGLILGTASGLYLYGIAANHAKTRRMGVEIVEAYAAAFIGTEILKHLLGRSRPFLNQGPYTFGGLRLRYRHTSFPSGDVAAAFSLSSVLALESQSAPLAAVCYALASLTAFQRISTNQHWFSDTVASAIWGTASGFAVVNLNRIKE
- a CDS encoding DUF4175 family protein yields the protein MGAREVLLTIHTWMGGLRRAVLTNRLKTGALTALAGLIAISLVIMIVEALGHLSGTARAVLLALWGISALAALGLGVVWPVLRFTVFAPDDKTLAGDYARRMPSIRDRVLNALQLLERVEGANREGYSPELILEAGREVAEDLRPLDPRTLPEKRPVQLSGRLAMVAGGVAVLLFLFAGESLLSAGERVMKPGQDFEPPAPFALSVKPGNAQLVRGDSLIVEVTASGKAPAAITIERLEKGKNASEPINLKSDNGVFRYVYRSVSAPFTYWAHEGRVKTPEYDVQVQELPAVRFLSLRLAPPAYTRLPEQVLDENVGDVAAVIGTKVHLELAATKKLSRADMEFLKPAVSAPPQDSASLGSPPFEKGGTKGGGGEGLLKSLTVEGSRASTDFSVTESGYYKLHLKDADGLENRDPILYRITARPDEPPLVSLVQPSQDVDIAASSKVPVTAEAMDDFGFTRMALRYYRTTTSEPTEAQSDESKYKSLPLDYHLIEPGKARGEMTFDLSALDLLPEDQVLIFVEAWDNDGIHGPKRARSETRTLRFPSMSELFEKQDQEAETREISLADLLKESQDIRQKVDEAVQDFKSNPEMSWEKKQEIQKLLDKQQAMNEALKQISEQMQKASDQMNQQAMFSPQVMDKFQKIQELVKEVITPEMRQALQRLQQTMKQPSEEEVRKALENFKMTQEMFEKALDQALNLLQQLKTAKKLDELTRRLDELGRKQDQLNEKMDQNTPQSSPQNSEEQKKLAEEMAKIQEEAKKLSEEMQKQNMQAKEKMQALQQEMEQEQLPQEMQKNSQTMSMNQNQSAKKKGRQMRRKMSEFSEQMQSIRQQMQTDQDLETLQKLERTRDQLLDLSMRQEKLWKDSEKLQGGSPQLAQSAEEQENLRQELSRVNDDVQNLAKQSMFVTPQLMAGIYGAMQQMEQAGGASQSRDPRTMGYYRQLALGALNSALKESNQSCSSCRSACSKPSPNSAAGKAGMMAMQQQQLNQQTQDMMGNNNPGTLTVGQQAGMQKLAVEQRALQKSAQELSQEAAASQQSLGRLDDVAKEMEEVAKDLENRNVTDRTTEKQEHIESRLLDFQRAQREKEFSPQRQSRPGMDVVRASPQQLPSRPGTDQLREDLLRALDAKYTPDYEQLIRQYFDALSKWK